Within the Candidatus Binatia bacterium genome, the region CCCAAAGTTCACCAGCGTGAAGATCACCAGAACCGAGCGGGGAAAGCTCACGTCGTCACCGCGAAAGAAGTACCACCCCGCGATCACAAGAAGCTGCGTCACCAGCGCAAGCAATGGTGCAACGAGAAGACTGAGCTCGCGGCGCAGCAAGCTCATGTCGTACAAGCCGAAGAAGTACAGGAGAGGGAACTGCGTGACGAGCGCCACGCCGAGTGCCGAGTGGGGCCCATCGACCAGCTGCGGCGGAAGGAGATGCGCGGTCAGCGGCAACGGCACCCAGATCCGAACGAGGAAGGCGCTGGAGTAGGCGAGCAGCACCGCCATCGCATCGGCGAAGAGCAACAGGAGCAGCGCACGTTGCTCGATCGAGTGCCGCCACCCCGAACGGACCGCGGAGTCGCCTGGCGTCCCGGCATTTGCCAGGGCGCTTCCTGTGGTCGTTCGACTCATCCCACCGATCGCAGCGAACCCTCGTTCCCGCCGCGGCGCCCGGCCGCCTCGGCGATGCGCCGATACAGCCCGGCTCGCGACCAGAAGTACCCGTGGGTTCGGTAATAGTGAAGCAGACCGGCCAAATGCCGCCAGGCCAGGGCATCGAGGCGATGCCGGGTCACCCGCTGGCACTCGTGACGCACGACCCTGTCTCCCAGATACGACACCCGGTAGCCCTGGAGTTGGAGACGAAGGCAGAGGTCGACGTCCTCGGGCCCGTAGAAGATCTGTTCGTCCAGCCAGCCCACCTCACGCAGCCCCGACATCCGGATCGCCTGACAGGCACCGACGACGTAATCGACATCGCGGACGCCGAGATGGTCCCAGTCCGAGAGTTCGATCTTTCGAAGCAGCTGCTCGCCGAACCGCCGGGGAAGCTGGCGGACGAGCTTGTCTCGCACCGTAGGGAAGAGCTGACAGCTCGGCTGGGTGGAACCGTCCGTGAGCACCAGGCGAGGCCCGCAGAGAGCCACCTCCGGCTCGTCGTCCAGGTAGTTCAGCAGCGCCCCGAGGGCGCCCGGTTCGACCACCGTATCGACGTCGAGCAGAATGCCGTATGGAGCGCGCACTCGTTTCAATCCCTGATTGCGCGCCGGGGCGACGCCCCGGTTGACGTCGTTACGAATGAGTTCTGCGTCGGGCGCGACCTCGAGAACCGCTTCCGGTGTCCCATCGGTCGACCCGTTGTCGACGACGATCAGCTGCAGCCGCCGGTCCGCGGCGCCCGGGAGCGACCGCAGGCACTTCTCGAGGTGCCGACGCGAGTTCCAGGTGAGGACGACAACCGCGTACTCGGGCGTCTCACTCACTTCACACCCGAAGGCGAACCCGGTGCGGCCGGCGACTTGCTCGAGGCCACGGGCGTCCAGGGCACGTTCCGTCCTCGCCTGGCGGCGAGCTCGGCCATGAAACGCGCCACGACACGCACACCGAGGTTCAGCGCGACCAGGGGCCACTCGCGCGGACCCAGTTCGGCGAGAAAGTGTTCCCACGGATAACGCGCGATCGGCGTGTGCGGCACGCCCCGACGCACGCGGTCCGCCCGGATCTGAATCTTCCCCGCTTCGGTACGAAGCCGCTCGCGGTAGTAGTCACGGAGCGTATTCGCCGGGCGATACCGAACCACCGCCGACCAGACCGACAACACCGTACCGGCGCCGCGGGCGCCGAGCTCCGCCGAGAGCCACGCGTCTTCCAGAAGGAGTCCATCCGGCATTCGCTCGAGAGCCTCGGTACGCAGCAGATAGAGCGGGCCGCGCACGACACCGAAGTCGAACCGGTGCGGCAATGCAGCCGCCTTCGCGACGAGGGACGCTCCTTCAAGCTTCGGCTCGAGACGGGCGGTCGCGACGGCGGCGTCCGGACGACCTTCCAGCGATTCGGCGAGACTCGCGAGCGCGTCGGGAGCCGGTTCGACATCCGCGTCGCAGAACGCGATCCAATCGGTCTCGCAGCCGCCGCGCAGACGGTTCCACGCGCCGGCCTTGCCTGCCTCGTCGAGCGTGAACACCGTGGTTCGTTCGGACCCGGCCGCGAAGGCGGCGGCCGCCTCGTGGGCCGGCCCCGCCGGCCCGTTCACGCAAACGAAGAAGAACACCTCGTGACCGCGTTCGCGCAGTGCCTCCGCCGCGACGGACAGCGCGTCGAGCGTACGCGCCAGGCCCGGCTCGTCGGAACGACACGGAACCGCAATCGTGACCGATGTCGCCCGCCCGCGATCGAGAAGCCCTCTCACGCCGCGCCTCGCGAAGAAGGCGGCCGGGTCGGAAACAGGGCGGGCGGTGCGCCGAAGGCGACGCGAGCGAGGGCCACATAGCGTTCCGCAAGGGGTGCGCTCTGTAGGCTGTACACGAGAGCGCGTGCCGCGAAGCTCAACCCCGCCGCCAGCCGAAGGCCCAAGCGCGCGAGCAGGCCGTGGTGGAGAGCGTAGAACTGGAGGCTCGACGAGAAAATCGCCGCCGCCCTGCGCTCCGCCAGGAGGACCCGGCCTGCTCTGTTTCCTTCGTGCACGATCGACACCTGGGGCAAATAGACGACGCGTCTCCCCGACTCATGCACGCGATGACACAAATCCATGTCTTCGGCATACAAGAAAAATCGTTCGTCGAAGCCTTCGAGCTCGAGCAGGTCGGTTCGCCGGCCCACCAGGAAGACGCCATGGCACCAGTCGATATCCACGGGCTCGATCCCGCCGGGTGCGGTCACGCGATCCTCGGCACGCGCCCGACGTAGCGAGCGAAACGAGAAGAAGGGCTCCACGGTCGGGGTGACGTCTCCCTCCGGGTCTCGAACCGCCACGCCGACGAGGCCGACATCGGGTGTCGATGCAAGCACGTCGATACAGGCGGAGACGGCCGCTTCGTCCGATCGCGCATCGGGATTCAGGAACAGAACGTACTCGCCGGAGGCCGCTTCCAACCCGCGATTCGCCGCCGTGGAGAACCCGAGGTTTGCCTCGTTCGAAATCCAACGTAGCCACGGCCGGT harbors:
- a CDS encoding glycosyltransferase family 2 protein, whose product is MTTRGRRLSVVIVNWNGADYLGDCVDSAAGDDREVFVVDNASTDDSEARIRANRPWLRWISNEANLGFSTAANRGLEAASGEYVLFLNPDARSDEAAVSACIDVLASTPDVGLVGVAVRDPEGDVTPTVEPFFSFRSLRRARAEDRVTAPGGIEPVDIDWCHGVFLVGRRTDLLELEGFDERFFLYAEDMDLCHRVHESGRRVVYLPQVSIVHEGNRAGRVLLAERRAAAIFSSSLQFYALHHGLLARLGLRLAAGLSFAARALVYSLQSAPLAERYVALARVAFGAPPALFPTRPPSSRGAA
- a CDS encoding glycosyltransferase family 2 protein, which translates into the protein MRGLLDRGRATSVTIAVPCRSDEPGLARTLDALSVAAEALRERGHEVFFFVCVNGPAGPAHEAAAAFAAGSERTTVFTLDEAGKAGAWNRLRGGCETDWIAFCDADVEPAPDALASLAESLEGRPDAAVATARLEPKLEGASLVAKAAALPHRFDFGVVRGPLYLLRTEALERMPDGLLLEDAWLSAELGARGAGTVLSVWSAVVRYRPANTLRDYYRERLRTEAGKIQIRADRVRRGVPHTPIARYPWEHFLAELGPREWPLVALNLGVRVVARFMAELAARRGRNVPWTPVASSKSPAAPGSPSGVK
- a CDS encoding glycosyltransferase family 2 protein codes for the protein MSETPEYAVVVLTWNSRRHLEKCLRSLPGAADRRLQLIVVDNGSTDGTPEAVLEVAPDAELIRNDVNRGVAPARNQGLKRVRAPYGILLDVDTVVEPGALGALLNYLDDEPEVALCGPRLVLTDGSTQPSCQLFPTVRDKLVRQLPRRFGEQLLRKIELSDWDHLGVRDVDYVVGACQAIRMSGLREVGWLDEQIFYGPEDVDLCLRLQLQGYRVSYLGDRVVRHECQRVTRHRLDALAWRHLAGLLHYYRTHGYFWSRAGLYRRIAEAAGRRGGNEGSLRSVG